In Tsukamurella tyrosinosolvens, the genomic window GACGTACTCCTCGACCTACATCCGTTCCTGCGTCGACGCGGGCGACGTCAAGGCCGCCGCCGAGGCGCTCGGGCGCCCGCACCGCGTGGAGGGCGTCGTCGTGCGCGGCGACGGCCGCGGACGCGAGCTGGGCTTCCCGACCGCGAACGTCGCGCCGCCGATGTTCGCGGCGATCCCCGCCGACGGCGTCTACGCCGCGTGGTTCACGGTGCTCGGCGCGGGCCCCGTCGTGGGGCAGGTGACGCCCGGGGAGCGGTACCCGGCCGCGGTCTCCGTCGGCAGCAATCCGACGTTCTCGGGGCGCACGCGCACCGTCGAGGCGTTCGTGCTGGACACCTCCGCCGACCTCTACGGCCAGCACGTGGCCGTCGACTTCGTGGACCGGGTGCGCGGCATGGAGCGGTTCGACTCCGTCGAGTCGCTGCTCGACGCCATGGGTGGCGACGTCGACAAGACCCGCGCGATTCTGGGAATCTCCTGACCCCTGGTAATGTGGCCTCTTGTGCCTGCTGCGGTTCGCGGTGGCGGCACGGAATTCTGACGACGCGATACTGGAACAAGGAGCCTCGCATGGCGCTGACCACCGAGCAGAAGAAGAGCATCCTGGCCGAGTACGGCCTGCACGAGACCGACACGGGCTCGCCCGAGGCGCAGGTCGCGATGCTGACCAAGCGCATCACCGACCTCACCGAGCACCTCAAGCAGCACAAGCACGATCACCACAGCCGCCGCGGCCTGCTGCTGCTGGTCGGCCGTCGTCGCCGCCTGCTGAAGTACGTCGCCTCGGTCGACATCAACCGCTACCGCGCGCTCATCGAGCGCCTCGGCCTGCGTCGCTAAGAGCCTTCATGTCAACGGCCCGCTCCCGGATCTCCGGGGCGGGCCGTTCGGCGTTTCCGGGGTCCGCCGGCGGCGGGAGCCTCACGATGTCGACCTCTGAGGCGGTGCGTGTGTTCTGACGCACCTCCGACGGCGCAGAACTCGATATCGTGAGCGGGCTCAGCCCCGGCCGAGGAGCGTGCCGCCGTTGACCTGCAGGATCTGACCGGTGGTCCAGCCGGCGTCGGGAGCGGCGAGATAGGAGACCGCCGCCGCGACCTCCTCGGGGGTCCCGGGGCGGCCCGCGGGGATCTGCGCGACGCGGCTGTCGTGCAGCTCGGCGGTGAGGCGATCCGTCCAGAACTCCGTCGCCGGCACGAAACCGGGCGCGACCACGTTGACGGTGACGCCCTCGGACGCCAGTTCCAGGGCGAGCCCCGCCGACCAGGCGTGCAGTGCCCCCTTCGCCGCGCCGTACGGCCCGGGCCCGCGCAGCCCCGCGATCGAGCTGATCGAGACGATCCGGCCGCCGGGACGGGCGAGGTGCGGCCGCAGCGCCTCGGTCGCCAGCACGGCGGTGACCACGTTGAGCCGGAACGTGGTCGCGTAGGAATCGGCGACCGCCGCGAGGTCGTCGGGCGCGCCGTCGCGGGCCGGGTTGCCGCCCACGTTGTTCACCAGGACGTCGACGGCGCCGCCGGCCCCGATCCGGGCGGCGAGCGCTCCGACGGCCGAGGGATCGGCCAGGTCCGCGACCTCGGCCGATACGCGCCGCGCGTCGAGCCCGGCGTTGATCGCGGACGCGGTCTCCTCCAGTACGTCCGCCCGCCTTCCCACGATCACGACGTCGTTCCCGTCGGAGGCCAGACGGTGCGCGATCGCCCGCCCGATGCCCGTCCCGCCGCCCGTCACCACTGCGCGCCTCGTCATCGTTCGAATGTCTCACGATCTGGGCGCGCCCGCAGGACTCGCGGCGGCGTCAGCGATCCTGCGGCTTGACGAAGGGGAAGGCGAGGGTGGCGCGGATGTTCACGCCCGCGAGCAGCATGACGATGCGGTCCACGCCGATGCCCAGGCCACCCGTCGGCGGCATGGCGTAGGAGAGCGCGTCCAGGAAGGACTCGTCCAGTTCCATCGCCTCCGGATCGCCCGCGGCCGCGGCCATGGACTGCTTCGTGAGCCGCTCCCGCTGGTCGATCGGGTCGGTCAGCTCGGTGTACGCGGTGCCGAGCTCGGCGCCGAATCCCACGAGGTCCCACTGCTCGGTGAGCCGCGGATCGTCGCGATGCCTGCGCGCCAGCGGCGAGACCTCGATCGGGAAATCGCAGTAGAACGTGGGGAACTCGGTCTGCTTCTCCACCAGGGCCTCGTACAGCTCCATCACGAGCTTGCCCGCGGTCGCGCCGCGCGGCACGGCCACGTGGTGCCGCGCGCAGACCTCGGACACCTCCTCGAGCGTCGACGCCGACGTCAACTCGACGCCCGCCGCCTTCGAGACCGCGGAATGCACCGTCACGACGGGCCACTCGGCCGTCAGGTCCACCTCGCGCGTGCCGCCGGCACCGTCGGGCCGCACCGCGACCGGCTTCCCGTTGACCGCGACCGCCGCGGCGAGGATCACCTCGCGCGTGAGCGTCCGCATCGTCGTGTAGTCGCCGTAGGCCTCGTACGCCTCGAGCGCGGTGAACTCCGGGTTGTGCGTCGCGTCCGCGCCCTCGTTGCGGAAGTTGCGGTTCAGCTCGAAGATCCGGCCCATCCCGCCGACCGCCAGCCGCTTGAGGTACAGCTCCGGCGCGATGCGCAGGTACAGCCCCATGTCGTAGGCGTTGATGTGCGTGGTGAACGGGCGGGCCGCGGCGCCGCCGTGCACCGACTGCAGCATCGGCGTCTCGACCTCGGTGAAGTCGCGGCCCACGAAGACGGCCCGCATCGCGGCGACGGCGCGGGAACGCCGGTACAGCAGGTCCACGGCACCGTCGTCGGTGATGAGCTCCAGCGGCCGGTTGCGCGCCCGCGTCTCGTCGCCGAGCCGCGCGCGCGTCTTGGGGACGGGGGAGAGGCACTTGCCGGCCATGGCCCACGACGCGAGGAGTACCGACGGCTCGCCCGTGCGCGAGCGGATCACCTCGCCGGTCACCGACACCAGGTCGCCCATGTCGATCGAGGTGCGCCACAGCGCCCGGACATCGTCCGGGGTGCGGTCTTGCTCCGCGATCACCTGCAGGTGGGCACCGTCCTCGTGGAGGTCGACGAAGGTCACGCCGCCGTAGTCGCGCACCGCCCGCACCCGTCCGGTCACGGAGACGACAGTGCCCGAGGCGCCGTCGGGCGTGAGGCCGGACGCCTGCGCCCGGACCGTTTCGAGGGACGCGGTGCGCGGGACCGACGGGGGGTAGCCGGGCATTCCGGCGTCCTCGAGGGCCTGGAGTTTGCGCCGGCGCACGCGCTGCTGCTCGGAGAGCCGCACGGGTGGCGCCTCGCGGCGGAGCAGGCGCTCCTCCTCGGCGAGCAGCCGGTCGACGAACTCCGAGTCCCGCGGGAACTCGTCCGGGATCGACGGTCCGGCCAGGAACTTCGGTCCGATCTGCGGCAGGAAGCCCTCGGCGGTGCCGACGGCGATGCCGGCGCGGACCGCGCTCAGCGACTGGTCGTAGCAGAGGACGCGGGGAACCCAGTCGGGGCGGTACTTGTCGTTCGATCGGTAGAGGCTCTCCAACTGGTAGAACTTCGACGCGAAGCTGAGCACCGAGTCGACCATCCGGGTGATCGGCCCCGCGCCCACGCGGTCCGCTTCGGAGAAGACCGACCGGAAGACCGCGAAGTTCAGCGAGATCCGCCGGATCCCGATCTCCCCGCAGTGCTCGATGAGCTTGGCGACCATGAACTCGTTGAGGCCGTTCTCGGCGTCGCGGTCGCGGCGCATCAGGTCCAGCGAGAGGCCGCGCGTGCCCCACGGGACGAAACTGAGCAGGCCCCGCACCACGCCGTCGGCGCTGTGCGCGGAGACGAGCACGCAGCGGCCGTCCACCGGGTCGCCGATCCGGTTGAGGGCCATGGAGAACCCGCGCTCGGTCTCCTCGCCGCGCCACTGCTCGGCGAGCTCGGCCACCTCGGCGAGCTCGGTGGCGGTGAGGTCGCCGTGCCGCCGGACCTTGAGCGTGTAGCCGGCGCCGGCGACGCGGGTGACCGCCTGCCGCACGGCGCGCATGTCGCGGCCCTTGAGGGTGAACGCGTCGACGTGGATGATCGCCTCGTCGCCGATGGTCAGCGTGCGCAGACCGGCGTCCTCGTACACGGTCGCGCCGTCGGCGCTCGCCGCGAGCACCGCGGGGTAGAGGCTGTGCGACCGGCAGTCCTCGATCCACGCCGCGACCGCCGCCGGCCAGGAGTCGCGATGGCCGATGGGGTCGGCGCTCGCCATCGACACGGGTCCGACGGCGCGGCAGGTCACGACGGCCCGCCGGTCCGGGGAGGCGATCACCGCCTTGTCGCGCCGGGTGGCGAAGTAGCCCAGGGAGTCGTCCTCGCCGTACTCGAGGAGCAGCCGCCGGACCTCGAGCTCCTCGGGCTCGGTCATCAGCTCGTCCCCGCGGCCGGCCCGCCAGAAGGCCATGAGCGCGAGGATCAGCACCGACGCGGACAGCACGCCGGCGAGGGAGTACAGCCACATCGGCCCCGAGTGCCCGTTGAGCGCCACGTCGATCCGCCGCGGGACGGCGACGCCGAACGTGGACCGCAGTGACCACACGAGGATCTCGACGGTGCCGCTCAGCCGGTTCGGGCCCCGGCCGGGGAACGTGAAGGCCAACGCGACCACCACCAGGTAGACGCCCACGAAGCCGCCGACCAGCACCCCGATCGCCGCGCGCCGCGAGCCCCGCGCGAGCTTCGCCGGGTATTGCGGACGGGCGGCGATGACGAAGGCGAGGCACACGGCGCTGATCGCGGCGGTGAGCGCGGCGCCCGGTAGGGAGAAGCGCACGGACACGTACGCCTCGATGAACGCCGGCAGGTGCCGCATCTCGTCCGGATCGAGCTGGTCGGTCGCGACGATCACGAGCGTCGCGATGTTCACCAGCACCTGCAGCGACATCATGATCACCGCGACGGTGTGCGCGGCCCGCAGGCGCCGGCGCAGCGCGCCGAGGAGGACGGTGAGCGCCGCGACGAGCAGCAGGCTCGGGTGCGAGGGGATGCCGACGATGCCGAGGAGGTCCGCCACCAGGGGCAGGACCCGGTCGCTCCGGATGATCACGCTCAGCAGGGAGACGATCCCCGCGGCCGTGATCATGTGCGCCAGCCACGTCGCCGTCGCCTCCTGCACCCGTTCCCGGCTGGTCTGCGACACGGCTCGATTCCTCCTCGGGGGTGCGCGCACGGCGTGTGCGGCTCACGTGGAAAAGACTCCCGATGATAGCCTTGACGCAGGTCCGTCCGACGTCGGTGCCGGTAGATCCGGTTCCCGACTTCTGCGGTGCGCCGTCACGGTGTCACTCCCCGCGGGGTGGTCCTCGGTAGTGGTTGCCGGAAGCGCCGTCGTCCTCGACGCGCGGGTCCGGCGGCTTCGATCGATGACCGCGCCCACGTCGCCCCGCCGCCATGTCGAACGACTCCGGCCGCGCGCAGCATGCGCGCCGCCAGGTGGGGACGGACCGCGCGAAGAAAGGCTTCCCCACACTTCATGTCGGACAACACTCAGGTCGAATTCGACGACGACATCACCGAAGCGGTCGCCGTCATCGACAACGGTTCCTTCGGCACGCGCACCATCCGGTTCGAGACCGGCCGGTTCGCGCAGCAGGCCGCCGGCTCGGTGGCCGCGTACCTCGACGACGAGACGATGCTGCTCTCGGCCACGTCGCACAGCAAGCACCCGAAGGAGCACTTCGACTTCTTCCCGCTGACCGTCGACGTCGAGGAGCGCATGTACGCCGCGGGTCGCATCCCCGGCTCGTTCTTCCGTCGCGAGGGTCGCCCGTCGACCGACGCGATCCTCACCTGCCGCCTGATCGACCGGCCGCTGCGCCCGTCGTTCGTCGACGGCCTCCGCAACGAGATCCAGGTCGTCGTGACCGTCATGTCGCTCGATCCCAAGGATCTGTACGACGTGGTCGCGATCAACGCCGCCTCGGCGTCGACCCAGATCGCCGGCCTGCCCTTCTCGGGCCCCGTCGGCGGCGTGCGCGTCGCCCTCATCGACGGCCAGTGGGTCGCCTTCCCGACCGTCGAGCAGCTCGAGCGCGCCGTCTTCGACATGGTCGTCGCCGGCCGCATCGTCTCGGGCTCCGGCAAGGATGCCGACGTCGCGATCATGATGGTCGAGGCCGAGGCCACCGAGAACGTCATCGAGCTCATCGCGGGCGGCGCCACCGCGCCCACTGAGGCCGTCGTGGCCGAGGGCCTCGAGGCCGCCAAGCCCTTCATCGCCGTGCTGTGCGAGGCGCAGAAGCAGCTGGCCGCCGGTGCCGCCAAGCCGACCGGCGAGTTCCCGCTGTTCCCGGCGTACCAGGACGACGTCTTCGCCGCCGTCGAGGCCGCGGGCGCCGCGAAGCTCAACGACGCGCTGTCGATCGCCGGCAAGCAGGAGCGCGACAACGCCACCGACGTCGTCAAGGCCGAGGTGCTCGAGGCCGTGGGCCCGCAGTTCGAGGGCCGCGAGGGCGAGATCGGCGCGGCGTTCCGCTCGCTGACCAAGAAGCTCGTGCGCCAGCGCATCCTCACCGACCACTTCCGCATCGACGGCCGTGGCATCACCGACATCCGCTCGCTCAGCGCCGAGATCGCCGTGATCCCGCGCGCCCACGGCAGCGCGCTGTTCGAGCGCGGCGAGACCCAGATCCTGGGCGTCACCACGCTGGACATGGTGAAGATGGCGCAGCAGATCGACTCGCTGGGCCCCGAGACCAGCAAGCGCTACATGCACCACTACAACTTCCCGCCGTACTCGACCGGTGAGACCGGCCGCGTCGGCTCGCCGAAGCGCCGCGAGATCGGCCACGGCGCGCTCGCCGAGCGCGCCCTCGTGCCGGTGCTGCCGTCGGTGGAGGAGTTCCCCTACGCCATCCGTCAGGTCTCGGAGGCGCTGAGCTCCAACGGCTCCACCTCGATGGGTTCGGTCTGCGCCTCGACGATGTCGCTGCTCAACGCCGGCGTGCCGCTCAAGGCGCCCGTCGCGGGCATCGCGATGGGTCTCGTCTCCGACGAGGTCGACGGCCAGGCCCGCTACGTGGCCCTGACCGACATCCTCGGCGCCGAGGACGCCTTCGGCGACATGGACTTCAAGGTCGCCGGTACCTCCGACTTCGTCACCGCCCTGCAGCTGGACACCAAGCTCGACGGCATCCCGTCGCAGGTCCTGGCCGGCGCTCTGGGCCAGGCGAAGGACGCCCGCACCACGATCCTCGAGGTCATGGCCGAGGCGATCGACGCCCCCGACGAGATGAGCCCGTACGCCCCGCGGATCACCACCATCAAGGTGCCGATCGACAAGATCGGTGAGGTGATCGGACCCAAGGGCAAGACGATCAACTCCATCACCGAGGAGACCGGCGCCAACATCTCGATCGAGGATGACGGCACCGTGTTCGTCGGTGCGGCCGACGGCCCGTCGGCCCAGGCAGCGATCGACCGGATCAACGCCATCGCCAACCCGCAGCTGCCGAAGGTGGGCGAGCGCTTCCTGGGCACCGTGGTCAAGACCACGGCGTTCGGCGCCTTCGTCTCGCTGGTCCCCGGCCGCGACGGTCTGGTGCACATCAGCAAGCTGGGCAACGGCAAGCGCGTGAACAAGGTCGAGGACGTGGTCAACGTCGGCAGCAAGCTGCAGGTCGAGATCGCCGACATCGACGAGCGCGGCAAGATCAGCCTGATCCCCGTCGTCGAGGAGACCGCCGCCGAGGCGGCTCCCGCGGGCGAGGAGTAGGAACTGAGCAGCCTTACATCACGGGCTGCGCGGGCGGGGGCATCCGGATCGGGTGCCCCCGTTCGTCGTAGCGTCCTGCCCGGCGGCCTGCGCGTGGTCACGGAGACGGTGCCGGGGTCCCGGTCCGCCGCCGTGGGCCTGTGGGTCGCGGTCGGCTCGCGCGACGAGCACCCGGCCTCCGCCGGGTCCGCGCACTTCCTGGAGCACCTGCTGTTCAAGGCGACGCCGCATCGCGACGCGGCGTCGCTGGCCGCCGAGGTCGACGCCGTGGGCGGCGAGATCAACGCCTTCACGTCGAAGGAGCACACCTGCTACTACGCCCACGTGCTCGACACCGACCTCGAGCTCGCGGTCGACGTGGTGACCGACGTGGTCCTGGGCGGCCTGTGCCGCCCCGCGGACGTCGAGGTGGAGCGCGAGGTGGTGCTCGAGGAGCTCGCCATGCGCGACGACGACCCTGAGGACCTGGTCAACGAGGCGGCGACCGCGGCCCTGTTCGGCGATCACCCGCTCGCCCGGCCCGTGCTCGGCACCGAGGAGTCGGTCTCGGCGATGACGGCCGCGCGGCTGCGCGGTTTCCACCGCCGGCGGTACACGCCCGAGCGGATGGTGCTCTCGGTCGCCGGGAACGTCACGCACGCGCAGGTGGTCAAGCTGGCGCGCAAGGCCTTCGCGGGCCGCCTCGACGGTGCCGCCGACTCCGTCCCGGTACGCACGGGCGTCCGGCGCCGGCCGGGCGCGCCGACCCTCGAGGTCGTGAATCGCGACGGGGAGCAGTCGCACCTCGTCGCGGGCACCCGCGCCTACGGCCGGTTCCACCCGGACCGGTGGGCGCTGTCGGTGCTCAACACCGCGATCGGCGGC contains:
- a CDS encoding bifunctional riboflavin kinase/FAD synthetase, giving the protein MLRWRGLDDVPADWGRCVVTIGVFDGVHRGHAQLIARATAEAHERGLPAVLMTFDPHPAEVVRPGSHPPQLTTLTRRAELAEELGIDVFCVMPFTATVMAQPAEDFVHSVLVERLHAAAVVVGDNFTFGYRALGNVEMLAQLGHKFGFSVDAVPLLTEHSVTYSSTYIRSCVDAGDVKAAAEALGRPHRVEGVVVRGDGRGRELGFPTANVAPPMFAAIPADGVYAAWFTVLGAGPVVGQVTPGERYPAAVSVGSNPTFSGRTRTVEAFVLDTSADLYGQHVAVDFVDRVRGMERFDSVESLLDAMGGDVDKTRAILGIS
- the rpsO gene encoding 30S ribosomal protein S15; this translates as MALTTEQKKSILAEYGLHETDTGSPEAQVAMLTKRITDLTEHLKQHKHDHHSRRGLLLLVGRRRRLLKYVASVDINRYRALIERLGLRR
- a CDS encoding SDR family NAD(P)-dependent oxidoreductase, which produces MTRRAVVTGGGTGIGRAIAHRLASDGNDVVIVGRRADVLEETASAINAGLDARRVSAEVADLADPSAVGALAARIGAGGAVDVLVNNVGGNPARDGAPDDLAAVADSYATTFRLNVVTAVLATEALRPHLARPGGRIVSISSIAGLRGPGPYGAAKGALHAWSAGLALELASEGVTVNVVAPGFVPATEFWTDRLTAELHDSRVAQIPAGRPGTPEEVAAAVSYLAAPDAGWTTGQILQVNGGTLLGRG
- the lysX gene encoding bifunctional lysylphosphatidylglycerol synthetase/lysine--tRNA ligase LysX — protein: MSQTSRERVQEATATWLAHMITAAGIVSLLSVIIRSDRVLPLVADLLGIVGIPSHPSLLLVAALTVLLGALRRRLRAAHTVAVIMMSLQVLVNIATLVIVATDQLDPDEMRHLPAFIEAYVSVRFSLPGAALTAAISAVCLAFVIAARPQYPAKLARGSRRAAIGVLVGGFVGVYLVVVALAFTFPGRGPNRLSGTVEILVWSLRSTFGVAVPRRIDVALNGHSGPMWLYSLAGVLSASVLILALMAFWRAGRGDELMTEPEELEVRRLLLEYGEDDSLGYFATRRDKAVIASPDRRAVVTCRAVGPVSMASADPIGHRDSWPAAVAAWIEDCRSHSLYPAVLAASADGATVYEDAGLRTLTIGDEAIIHVDAFTLKGRDMRAVRQAVTRVAGAGYTLKVRRHGDLTATELAEVAELAEQWRGEETERGFSMALNRIGDPVDGRCVLVSAHSADGVVRGLLSFVPWGTRGLSLDLMRRDRDAENGLNEFMVAKLIEHCGEIGIRRISLNFAVFRSVFSEADRVGAGPITRMVDSVLSFASKFYQLESLYRSNDKYRPDWVPRVLCYDQSLSAVRAGIAVGTAEGFLPQIGPKFLAGPSIPDEFPRDSEFVDRLLAEEERLLRREAPPVRLSEQQRVRRRKLQALEDAGMPGYPPSVPRTASLETVRAQASGLTPDGASGTVVSVTGRVRAVRDYGGVTFVDLHEDGAHLQVIAEQDRTPDDVRALWRTSIDMGDLVSVTGEVIRSRTGEPSVLLASWAMAGKCLSPVPKTRARLGDETRARNRPLELITDDGAVDLLYRRSRAVAAMRAVFVGRDFTEVETPMLQSVHGGAAARPFTTHINAYDMGLYLRIAPELYLKRLAVGGMGRIFELNRNFRNEGADATHNPEFTALEAYEAYGDYTTMRTLTREVILAAAVAVNGKPVAVRPDGAGGTREVDLTAEWPVVTVHSAVSKAAGVELTSASTLEEVSEVCARHHVAVPRGATAGKLVMELYEALVEKQTEFPTFYCDFPIEVSPLARRHRDDPRLTEQWDLVGFGAELGTAYTELTDPIDQRERLTKQSMAAAAGDPEAMELDESFLDALSYAMPPTGGLGIGVDRIVMLLAGVNIRATLAFPFVKPQDR
- a CDS encoding polyribonucleotide nucleotidyltransferase, producing MSDNTQVEFDDDITEAVAVIDNGSFGTRTIRFETGRFAQQAAGSVAAYLDDETMLLSATSHSKHPKEHFDFFPLTVDVEERMYAAGRIPGSFFRREGRPSTDAILTCRLIDRPLRPSFVDGLRNEIQVVVTVMSLDPKDLYDVVAINAASASTQIAGLPFSGPVGGVRVALIDGQWVAFPTVEQLERAVFDMVVAGRIVSGSGKDADVAIMMVEAEATENVIELIAGGATAPTEAVVAEGLEAAKPFIAVLCEAQKQLAAGAAKPTGEFPLFPAYQDDVFAAVEAAGAAKLNDALSIAGKQERDNATDVVKAEVLEAVGPQFEGREGEIGAAFRSLTKKLVRQRILTDHFRIDGRGITDIRSLSAEIAVIPRAHGSALFERGETQILGVTTLDMVKMAQQIDSLGPETSKRYMHHYNFPPYSTGETGRVGSPKRREIGHGALAERALVPVLPSVEEFPYAIRQVSEALSSNGSTSMGSVCASTMSLLNAGVPLKAPVAGIAMGLVSDEVDGQARYVALTDILGAEDAFGDMDFKVAGTSDFVTALQLDTKLDGIPSQVLAGALGQAKDARTTILEVMAEAIDAPDEMSPYAPRITTIKVPIDKIGEVIGPKGKTINSITEETGANISIEDDGTVFVGAADGPSAQAAIDRINAIANPQLPKVGERFLGTVVKTTAFGAFVSLVPGRDGLVHISKLGNGKRVNKVEDVVNVGSKLQVEIADIDERGKISLIPVVEETAAEAAPAGEE
- a CDS encoding M16 family metallopeptidase, whose protein sequence is MSSLTSRAARAGASGSGAPVRRSVLPGGLRVVTETVPGSRSAAVGLWVAVGSRDEHPASAGSAHFLEHLLFKATPHRDAASLAAEVDAVGGEINAFTSKEHTCYYAHVLDTDLELAVDVVTDVVLGGLCRPADVEVEREVVLEELAMRDDDPEDLVNEAATAALFGDHPLARPVLGTEESVSAMTAARLRGFHRRRYTPERMVLSVAGNVTHAQVVKLARKAFAGRLDGAADSVPVRTGVRRRPGAPTLEVVNRDGEQSHLVAGTRAYGRFHPDRWALSVLNTAIGGGLSSRLFQEIREQRGLAYTVYSAVDTYADTGLFSVYAGCSPERLGEVATVARKVLEDVRDDGLTAEELARAKGSLRGGLVLGLEDAQSRMHRIGRSEVNYQNQRTVARTLTAIEKVSAADVNRVARDLLSQPFGGAVLGPHRGKRGVPSPVRNWLG